In Fodinibius saliphilus, a genomic segment contains:
- a CDS encoding TerC family protein: MDHSILLWTVFNIFIIAMLIIDLTVFHDKDDKETIRQALIWTGVWITLALIFGIGVYYYMGTQTALDYYTGYLIEKSLSVDNIFVFLLVFSYFKVPAEYQHKVLFWGIFGALIMRFLFIFTGVALLERFHWIIYVFGGFLVFTGIKLAFEKDKEVHPERNPILKLVRKIFPTTKNYHGSAFFIRKMGKLIATPLFVVVVVIETTDVVFALDSIPAILAITRDEFIIYSSNAFAILGLRALYFALAGIMRLFHYLHYGLSIILVFVGIKMLITDFYHIPTPFALAFIALALTISVIASIMYPQNEAPIAEEDMPDEE, encoded by the coding sequence TTGGATCATTCTATATTACTCTGGACGGTCTTCAATATTTTCATCATTGCGATGCTAATTATTGACCTAACCGTCTTCCACGACAAAGATGACAAAGAAACAATCCGCCAAGCCCTCATCTGGACCGGCGTTTGGATTACATTAGCCCTAATTTTTGGTATTGGCGTCTACTACTATATGGGTACCCAAACAGCTCTGGATTACTATACGGGTTATTTAATTGAAAAATCGCTTAGTGTTGATAATATCTTCGTCTTCTTGTTGGTATTCTCTTACTTCAAAGTACCTGCCGAATACCAGCACAAAGTTCTTTTCTGGGGAATTTTTGGAGCTCTTATCATGCGATTTCTCTTTATATTTACGGGTGTTGCCCTTCTCGAACGTTTTCACTGGATCATCTATGTATTCGGAGGGTTCCTTGTCTTTACTGGCATAAAACTTGCTTTTGAAAAAGATAAGGAAGTCCATCCGGAACGGAATCCAATCTTGAAGCTTGTCCGCAAGATATTTCCCACGACAAAGAACTATCATGGATCGGCCTTTTTCATACGAAAAATGGGTAAACTAATTGCCACCCCTCTTTTTGTGGTGGTCGTAGTTATTGAAACAACCGATGTTGTGTTTGCTCTTGATTCTATTCCGGCAATTCTTGCAATTACCCGTGATGAATTCATCATATATAGCTCAAATGCTTTTGCAATTTTGGGGTTGCGAGCTCTTTATTTCGCCTTGGCCGGTATTATGAGACTCTTCCATTACTTACATTACGGACTCTCAATTATATTAGTCTTTGTGGGTATTAAAATGCTGATTACTGATTTTTATCATATACCTACACCTTTTGCACTCGCATTTATTGCTCTTGCTCTCACCATTTCTGTTATTGCTTCTATTATGTATCCGCAAAACGAAGCTCCAATTGCCGAAGAAGATATGCCTGATGAAGAATAA
- a CDS encoding MBL fold metallo-hydrolase yields MNITKAEYHGILLPNLNIGFDYSGTETQHTFISHAHADHMPRNRNSNVYCTKNTLKLMQRRGFKGEATVLDFNEPFDTDRARITLFPAGHILGSAMVYVESEEGTVLYTGDYRTPPSPASEGFVMPRKVDHLITEATFSLPIYRWDSHQELGNKIRTFAAETLADNHTPVFLAYNLGKAQEVMHFLSPLNHPVQIHGAGYKMCAVYEEAGIDLGRYSTYNRESCEGNILITTNSALNNGFASNVRKKRIAYCSGWASREATRSQLTVHKLIPLSDHLDFFELIQLCEELRPKKVHITHTPNADVVRHYLKQRDINSRFLDL; encoded by the coding sequence ATGAATATCACAAAAGCGGAATATCACGGTATTCTGCTTCCTAATTTGAATATTGGCTTTGATTATAGCGGTACTGAGACCCAACATACATTTATTTCTCATGCCCATGCCGATCATATGCCTCGTAACCGTAACAGCAACGTATACTGCACAAAAAACACCTTGAAGCTTATGCAACGCCGAGGGTTCAAGGGTGAGGCAACAGTACTCGATTTTAATGAACCTTTTGATACAGATCGTGCCCGTATCACGCTCTTTCCGGCGGGTCATATTTTGGGTTCAGCTATGGTTTATGTCGAAAGTGAGGAGGGGACAGTACTATACACTGGGGATTATAGAACACCGCCCTCTCCCGCCAGCGAAGGTTTTGTCATGCCCAGGAAAGTTGATCACCTCATCACAGAGGCCACGTTTAGCCTGCCCATTTATCGCTGGGATTCTCATCAAGAGCTGGGCAACAAAATTCGAACATTTGCAGCCGAAACGCTTGCCGATAATCATACCCCCGTTTTTTTGGCTTATAACCTAGGCAAAGCACAAGAAGTAATGCATTTCCTGTCTCCATTGAATCATCCTGTACAAATTCATGGTGCAGGCTATAAAATGTGTGCAGTATATGAAGAAGCTGGCATTGATCTGGGCAGGTACTCTACCTACAATCGCGAGAGCTGCGAAGGCAATATCTTAATCACTACTAATTCAGCTCTCAACAACGGTTTTGCTTCAAATGTTCGAAAAAAACGTATTGCCTATTGCTCAGGTTGGGCTAGCCGTGAGGCCACGAGGTCCCAACTTACTGTCCATAAACTAATTCCCCTTTCTGACCATCTTGACTTTTTTGAACTTATACAACTATGTGAGGAACTAAGGCCTAAAAAAGT